The DNA sequence CAGTGGACGCTTCCGCTCGTTTCCCCACTGTGTAACTTCGAACTAACCTCGGTAAACCTCGCTAAGGTCTCAGTTAGCCCTGCAACGGTACTAAGATGCTGCTAATGCACCATCTAAGGACCGGCGGACTCAAATGCCACTGTTTTGGTAATTCAAACTGTTCATATATAACTTATAATTTTTAATTTCACAATTATCTGTTACTCACTTCTAAGTGCTATTACAGGGTCTTTCTTCGCTGCCATCTTAGATGGGATAAGACCGCCGATCAAAGTAAGCACAACACTAATGATCACAAGGATCACCGCACCCTTTACCGGAAGTGAAGATACATTTGGCACATTTACAAATTTCTCTATCACCTTGCTTATCGGGATATTTAACAGCACCGTAACCAGAATACCGATCGCACCGGATACCAGTCCGATAATAAATGTCTCTGCGTTAAACACACGGGAAATATCCTTTTTCGACGCTCCGATACTTCGAAGAATACCGATCTCCTTCGTTCTCTCCAGTACAGAGATATAGGTAATGATTCCGATCATGATCGATGATACGATCAACGAGATAGCTACAAATGCGATCAATACATAAGTGATCGCATCGATGATCTTCGTAACGGAAGATAGCATCAGCCCGATATAATCGGTATAAGTGATCTCGCTGTCTGAATGTGAATCATTATATTTGTCGATCAGATCTGTCAGCTTATCCTTGTCCGCGAATTCTGAACAATACAGGCTGATAACGGACGGCTTTGCCAGATCCGCAAATCCAAGCTTCTCGATATTATCATCATAGGTTGCGGTAGACTGTGCAAAATAGCCCTGTTCCTTTAACATTTCAAATAACTGCTCATCAGACATCTGTGAAATATATGCCTGCTGTTCCTCTGACAGGTTCATGGATGCAACGATCTGCTGCATGTCCACCTGACTCATGTCGATATCTTCTCCGTTTGAAAACGGAAGTCCTGTAAATACATCGGTATCCGGATTGTCAAGCTGCCGTTTTACGATCTCCGATTTTTCATTTTCGGATACAACATACTCTGCAAGTTCAGCGGTATAACCGATCATTCCCGCATCGATCGATGCTGCATAAGAGGATTCGCTCTGACGGATGATACCACAAACCTGAATATCCAGACCTTTGCTGATCACATCTGCCATATAATCTTCATCGGAACTCTTGTCTGCCCATGTTCCGTCTGCATTTTTTTGATAAATGTCACTCGGCAGAATGAGCTTGAATTTGAGATTTAAAAGATCATCATAGGAGAAGCTCATTTCCTCCGGTGCATCGTAATCTTTACCTGCCATGATCTTCGGAACCATCTCTCCAAGATCAGAAGCATTTCTGACACCTAATGTATATAAGGTAAAATCACTGATCTCGTTATTCTTATCAACGACCAGTACAACTTCATTTTTATTCTGAGGCCAGTGTCCTGCAAGCACATCGTACTGCTGTTCCAACAGCTCCCGATTACTCATTAACTGCTTCCACATATCCATGGAATTATTTCCGTAACTGAATGCCGACATGAAGCCTGACAGGGATTTCTGGGATTCTTCCATATCGCCAAATCCCATCTCTCGCATCATGATACTTGGATTTACCTGCTGTGTACCGCCTGCTGCATTTTCGTTAAATACATACATCGGAGTATCATAGGTATACTTGATATCACTCACGATATCCTTGAATCCATTTGTATCATCTTCAATATATTTCTTAAATGTTTCCAGATCGTTTTCCTTTACCTCTGAGAGCATGGACACCATCATATCGCCCATGACATCACCAGAGTATACACGATCCGGGTCATGATCACTCAGATCTTCTTCCTTTGTATTACCCGCCATTTCCGAGATCAGGTCAGAATAATCCATTGCCTTTTTCTGGATCTCGATTGGATAGGATGACAGGGTTTCCTCCTGCACATCATTGATATAGCCCTGGAATCCACTGGATAATGACAGAATCAGCGCGATACCGATGATACCGATACTTCCGGCAAATGCCGTTAAAAGGGTTCGTCCTTTCTTCGTCAGCAGGTTATTAAAGCTGAGGGAAAATGCCGTAAATACAGACATAGATGTCTTTCTCGGTGCATATGCTTCTTCTGATTCTTTCGCTTCGTCTTCATCTGAAAATGGTGCGGAATCATCTATGATCTTACCATCTAACAGCTTCACGATTCTTGTAGAATATTTGTCTGCAAGCTCCGGATTGTGTGTTACCATGATGACCAGCTTTTCTTCTGCGATCTCCTTTAACAGCTCCATGATCTGGACACTGGTTTCGGAGTCCAGGGCTCCGGTCGGCTCATCTGCAAGCAGGATATCAGGATCATTGATCAATGCTCTGGCGATCGCTACTCGCTGCATCTGTCCACCGGACATCTGATTCGGCTTCTTATAGATCTGATCGCCCAGACCAACCTTTTCCAACACCTCTTTTGCACGTTTTCTACGCTCGGATTTGGATACACCGGATAAGGTCAGCGCCAGCTCGACATTTGCGAGAACCGTCTGATGCGGAATCAGATTGTAACTCTGGAATACAAAACCGATCGAATTATTCCGGTATGAATCCCAGTCTCTTGCCTTGAATTCTTTTGTTGATCTGCCATTGATAACCAGATCACCACTCGTATACTGATCAAGTCCGCCTATAATATTAAGAAGCGTTGTCTTACCACAGCCGGACTGACCAAGTACCGATACGAATTCATTCTTTCTGAAATTAATGGAAATGCCTTTTAACGCCTTTACCACTTCATCTCCGGTCTGATAGTCCTTCACAATCTTCTTTAACTGAAGCATATATTGTTTCCTCCACGAATTATATTATAAAAATTTTACCATCCCAGTTTTAGCATTTCAAGGAAATGGCGGATTCTTTTATAAATGTTTTACATAATGATAAAATACTACGCTGCGACATCAGGGTTATTATGGCGCAGTATTTTTTTATTTTTATCAAGTTTTTGTAAATGGCTTTTATTTTGGAAATAAATAATGTATAATGGCGACAGAGTAGGGTTATCTAACCGGATTTTTACATTATAAATGTGGACAATTCGGGCAGATGAAAGCCCAAAATAATTTTTATAATGGAGGAATTTATAATGTTAGTTTCAGCAAAAGAAATGTTGGAAAAGGCTAAGGCTGGAAAATATGCCGTTGGTCAGTTTAACATCAATAACCTTGAATGGACAAAGGCTGTTCTTCTTACAGCTCAGGAACTTCAGTCTCCTGTAATCCTTGGTGTTTCAGAAGGCGCTGGAAAGTATATGACTGGATTTGAAACAGTTGCAGCTATGGTTAAGGCTATGCACGATTCTTTAGGAATTACAGTTCCTGTAGCTCTTCACCTTGATCACGGAACATATGAAGGATGCTACAAGTGTGTTAAGGCCGGATTCACATCTATCATGTTCGATGGTTCACACTATCCATTCGAAGAGAACCTTGCTAAGTCAACAGAGCTTGTTAATGTTGCTCATCAGCTTGGTCTTTCTATCGAGTGTGAAGTTGGTTCAATCGGTGGTGAAGAAGACGGTGTTATTGGTATGGGCGAGTGCGCAGATCCAGAAGAGTGTAAGATCATCGCTGATCTTGGCGTAGATATGCTTGCTGCCGGTATCGGTAACATCCATGGTAAGTACCCAGCAAACTGGAAGGGTCTTTCATTCGAAACACTTGATGCTATCCAGCAGAAGACAGGTACTATGCCATTAGTTCTTCACGGTGGTACAGGTATCCCTGCTGACATGATCAAGAAAGCTATCTCACTTGGCGTTTCAAAAATCAATGTTAACACAGAGTGCCAGTTATCATTCGCAGATGCTACAAGAAAGTACATCGAGGCTGGTAAGGATCTTGAAGGTAAGGGATTTGATCCTAGAAAGCTTCTTGCTCCTGGTTTCGAAGCTATCAAGGCTACTGTTAAAGAAAAGATGGAACTTTTCGGATCAGTTGGCAAAGCTAACGACTAATTTCTTTCGTAATACGAATATCGTATAACAATAATATGCCCCATATGGATTTATTTCACAGACCACTTGTGTTCTGTTGTATAAACCATATGGGGCATATTGCTGTTACAGGTTTTCTGCCATATATGCCCCAAGGGCGTTCTTACATGCTTTTACCAGATTCCCATAACATGCTGCATAAGCAGGCTGACCAAGGTAATGCCGATCCAACAGCATGCACCTAGCAAAATCGGCTTGCCACCGGTTTTGATCAGCTTAATAACATTGCTGTTTAACCCGATCGCCGCCATAGCCATGATAATGAAGAATTTGGACAGCTCCTTTAACGGTGCAAATACATCCGCATTTACGCCCAGACTGATACAGATCGTTGTGATTATAGATGCGATCACAAAATACAGAATGAACATAGGAAATGCTTTTTTCAAGCTGAATCCATTTGTCTTCTGCTCTGTCTTTGCCGCCTGTCTTGCACGAACTGCCGCAAGCACTAATGTGATCGGTATAATTGCCAGTGTTCTGGTCAGTTTTACCGTTACTGCCTTATTGAGAGTCTCACTTCCAAGATTCCACATGCTGTCCCATGTTGATGCCGCCGCTGTTACAGAAGATGTATCATTGATGGCTGTTCCCGCAAATATTCCAAATGCATCACCGGATGCCGTATCAAATCCTATTGCTTTTCCTATGATCGGGAAGAAGATAGCCGCAAGCACGTTAAAGAAAAAGATAACAGAAATAGCCTGTGCGACTTCATCGTCATCTGCATCTATAACCGGTGCTGTTGCTGCGATTGCGGAACCACCACAGATAGAAGATCCAACACCGACAAGAATCGAAGTATTTGCCGGAACCTTCATCACCTTTCGAAGGATCCATGCGATCAATAAGGATGTACCGATCGTACAGATAATGATCGGAAGCGACTGTTTTCCTGTCTGCAGGATTACTCCGAGATTCATGCCAAATCCTAATAATACAACGGCTGTCTGCAAAACAATCTTTGATGTCCATTTGATACCGGCTTCTGCCTTTCCCTTATCCGTCCATACGAGTGCGATCAACATACCGGCTAATATCGCAATGATCGGTCCGCCGACAACCGGAAACCGTTTTCCAATTAACCATGAAGGAACTGCTATGATAAAACACACCAGAATTCCTATCCAGTTTTTCTTAATAAAATTCATTTATTCCTACCTCACTGTGTTTTTTGCGGATGCTATTATAACACCCGCATACAAAAAATGCCATAAAATTGATTGACATTTTCTATCAACTTGGTATAATAGGCACGAATCGGACGGTATATATGATATACCTTGCAAGGTGTTCTGAATGTTATTCAGGATTCCCGGATGGACATGAATGTTATGAGCCAGATAAGATTATCTTATCTGGCTCTTTTTTTGTGAACAGCACAGCATAGGAGGACTTATAATGGATTTATTAAAAGACAATCTGAAAAAATTATACTTCAAATTTCTGATACCATCACTTGGAAGTGCCATGGTTATGTCTATTTATACACTGACAGATGCGATCGTCATTGGAAAAGGTGTCGGCGCAGATGCTCTTGCTGCCCTAAGTATTACAACACCACTTCTCTGCATCCTGATGTCAACCGGAATCCTGTTTGGTGTCGGCGGCTCTGTACAGATGAGTGTTCACAGGGGAAGTGGTAATCATCAGAAATCCAATCGTTATTTTACAATCTCTTTTTTCCTGATTACGGCTGTTACTACCCTATTATGGCTGATCTATGCCACCTGCATGCCTAAGCTGCTTCATCTGATGGGAGCAAATGACACCTTATTCCCATACGCCATGTCCTACATGCGTTATATCAACATTTTCCTTCCGGTTGCTGTATTTTCAAATTATGTAGCAATCTTTATCCGTGCCGACAATGATCCAAACCGTGCAATGGCGGGAGTTCTGCTTGGCGGCGTCGTAAATATCGCACTGGATATCATTTTTGTATTTCCTATGCATATGGGAATGGGCGGTGCCGCATTCGCTTCCGTTCTCGGTATGACTATCCAGGTAATTGTCGGTGGCTCACACTTTTTCTCACGCAAAAACGGTCTTCATTTCATCCGACCGATTCACACGATTCCCAGTATCCGTCATATTATTGTCGGTGGTATCCCAAGTTTTTTCAATGAATTTGCAAATGGATTCATCGTACTGCTGTTTAATATCCAGATCCTGAAATACTGCGGTGAAAATGCACTCTCGATCTACAGCGTGATCTCAAACTGTGTAATCCTGTTCAACTCCCTGTTTACCGGAGTCGGTCAGTCGATCCAGCCTGTTATCTCTACTAATTATGGTGCAGGAAATGGGGTCCGAATCAAAGGAATAAAAAAGATGGCATATACCACTATCCTTATAATGGGTGCCATCTTCTCGCTTAGTGGAATCTTATTCCCGACTGCGGTCTGTCGTATTTTTATTAAAATGAATCCAACACTGACTGATATTGCAAATCTGGGTATACGAACCTACTTTTTTGCATTCCTGCCATTTGGCATTAACCTGCTGACTTCTTACTATTTACAGGCGATACTGCGATCTGCACAATCCCTGTGCATCTCACTGCTCCGAAATATCATCTTAAGCAGTATCTGTATCCTTGTATTTCCATTGTGTCTGGGTGCATCCAGCCTGTGGTTTGTTATGCCGATCGTTGAAGTCGTAGTGTTATTTGTCAGCCTTGGCTACCTGAAAAGCAAATCTATATAGAACATAAACGCTAAGATATAACTGTAACTCTATCTGCAGTTCTACTCTTAAACAGTTTCGGCTATATTATGGAAGTCGCTCATTAAAGACTCGTATGCAGCTTCGTCCATGCCATAGGAAAAGCATGCAAGTGCACGGAAACAGACCTCAGGTAATCTCTTAAGATTTCCGCTGTTATACTGTTCTGCCACCTGCTGTAATTCATTGATTATGTCATGCTTACGCTTCTGTTCTTCCAGGCTGCCATTCCAGAAACAGCTCATATCATAATCAGATGTATTCCCGCATGGAGCCGTACAGGTGGAACACCCGGGAGAAAGTCGGTATTTCTCCCGGTGTATTTCCTCTATTGTCTCATCATTGTCTTCCTGTAATAACGCACTTGCGATCGTCTGATCTGTTTTCTCTGTCCAGCCGGAATTACCGGCCGCACCTACAAGGCCGATCAATGCGCCAATGATCTTATCATTCCTCATGTTGCTAATTCCTTATGTTTCCAAATTTCTATATCTCTAATTCCTCTATATCAATTCTACACATTCTATAAAACTGATATCTATATAAGAGCTTAATTGTATTCTCTATCTTCACACTTTATAAATACCGCTTCAGATATTGTCCGGTATATGAATTCTCACATTCTGCGATCTCCTCCGGTGTTCCCTGTGCGATCACTGTTCCACCGCGAACACCGCCTTCCGGTCCCATGTCGATGATATAATCGGCAGTCTTTATAACATCCAGATTATGCTCGATAACAACTACGGTATTTCCACTGTCACTAAGTCTGCGAAGAATATCCACCAGACGATGAACATCGGCGAAATGAAGTCCGGTCGTCGGTTCATCCAGAATGTAGATCGTCTTTCCGGTTCCACGTCTGGCAAGCTCCGTCGCAAGCTTTACTCTCTGTGCCTCTCCTCCGGATAAAGTGGTAGATGGCTGTCCCAGACGGATATAGCCCAGGCCAACATCCTTTAACGTTTCGATCTTTCGCAGAATGCTTGGAACATTTGCAAAGAACTCGCAGGCTTCATCCACAGTCATATCCAGAACATCATAAATGCTCTTACCTTTATATTTTACTTCCAGTGTCTCACGATTGTACCGCTTGCCGCCGCATACCTCACAAGGAACATAGACATCCGGCAGGAAATGCATCTCGATCTTGATGATACCATCACCACGGCAGGCTTCGCATCGTCCACCCGATACATTGAATGAAAATCTTCCCTTCTTATATCCTCTTGCCTTGGCATCCTTTGTATTTGCAAACAGATCACGGATCATGTCAAATACACCTGTATAGGTTGCCGGGTTCGATCTCGGGCTTCTTCCGATTGGTGACTGATCGATATTGATCACCTTATCGAGTGCATCGTAACCCACGATGTGATCATGATGTCCCGGTTTGATACGGCTCTTGTTCAGTCTTCTCGCCAGCTTCTTATATAAGATCTCATTTACAAGTGAGCTCTTTCCCGAACCGGATACACCAGTCACGCATACCATAATACCCAGTGGTATATTCACATCAATATGCTTCAGGTTGTTCTCATACGCATTCTGAACGGTCAGCCAGCCCGTTGGCTTTCTTCGTACCTCCGGTACCGGAATCTTTTTTCTTCCGCTTAAATAATCACCGGTAATCGAGTTCTCATTTTTCATGATCTCCTCTGCTGTACCTTCCGCAACAACATAACCACCATTTTCACCGGCTCCCGGACCGATATCTATAATATAATCTGCTGCACGCATCGTATCTTCATCATGCTCTACCACAATCAGAGTATTTCCAAGATCACGCAAATGCTCCAATGCTCCGATCAGCTTATCATTATCTCTCTGATGCAGACCAATACTTGGTTCATCCAGAATATAAGCAACTCCCACAAGCCCGGAACCGATCTGTGTCGCCAGACGGATTCGCTGTGCCTCTCCACCGGACAATGTGCCTGTAGAACGATAAAGTGCCAGATAATCAAGGCCTACATCGATCAGAAAATGCAGTCTCGCCCGGATCTCCTTTAAAACTGCCCCGCCGATCAGCATCTGCCGGTCTGTCAACTTAATATTATCCATAAAGTTTGTAAGATCCTCGATCGACATTCTGGTCAGATCATCAATATTCTTATCGGCGATCGTAACAGCCAGTGCTGTCGGTTTCAGACGTTTTCCTTTACATTCTTCACATGGCGTGATCGTCATAAAAGTCTCATACTCGGCCTTGGTCGTCTCACCTCCGGTCTCCCGATATCTTCGCTGGACATTCTTGATCAGTCCTTCAAATGTAATATCATAGACGCCTTCTCCACGCTGTCCTTTATAGTGAACCTTTACCGGACGGCTGTTCTTGCCATATAATAACAGATCTTTGATCTCATCACTGTAATCCTGAAATGGTGTGTCCAGTGAGAAATGATATTCCTCTGCCAATGCACGAAGTACTGCATTTGTGAAACTCTTTCCATCATTACAGGACTGCCAGCCCAGCACAACAATTGCCCCTTCATTGATCGACAGCTTGGTATCCGGGATCATCAGATCCGGATCAAATTCCATCTTAAATCCCAGACCGGCACAACATGGACATGCGCCAAATGGATTGTTGAATGAAAAGCTTCTGGGCTCGATCTCATCAATGCTGATTCCACAATCCGGGCAGGAAAAGCTGTCAGAGAAATTCAAGATTTCATTTTCTCCATCTGTATTTATAACCTCAATCTTCATCAGACCTTCTGCCATCCGCAGAGTTGTCTCTACAGAATCTGTCAGTCTTCGTTCCATATCAGGACGAA is a window from the Lachnospiraceae bacterium GAM79 genome containing:
- the fba gene encoding class II fructose-1,6-bisphosphate aldolase, translating into MLVSAKEMLEKAKAGKYAVGQFNINNLEWTKAVLLTAQELQSPVILGVSEGAGKYMTGFETVAAMVKAMHDSLGITVPVALHLDHGTYEGCYKCVKAGFTSIMFDGSHYPFEENLAKSTELVNVAHQLGLSIECEVGSIGGEEDGVIGMGECADPEECKIIADLGVDMLAAGIGNIHGKYPANWKGLSFETLDAIQQKTGTMPLVLHGGTGIPADMIKKAISLGVSKINVNTECQLSFADATRKYIEAGKDLEGKGFDPRKLLAPGFEAIKATVKEKMELFGSVGKAND
- a CDS encoding YeiH family protein; translated protein: MNFIKKNWIGILVCFIIAVPSWLIGKRFPVVGGPIIAILAGMLIALVWTDKGKAEAGIKWTSKIVLQTAVVLLGFGMNLGVILQTGKQSLPIIICTIGTSLLIAWILRKVMKVPANTSILVGVGSSICGGSAIAATAPVIDADDDEVAQAISVIFFFNVLAAIFFPIIGKAIGFDTASGDAFGIFAGTAINDTSSVTAAASTWDSMWNLGSETLNKAVTVKLTRTLAIIPITLVLAAVRARQAAKTEQKTNGFSLKKAFPMFILYFVIASIITTICISLGVNADVFAPLKELSKFFIIMAMAAIGLNSNVIKLIKTGGKPILLGACCWIGITLVSLLMQHVMGIW
- a CDS encoding ABC transporter ATP-binding protein/permease, with product MLQLKKIVKDYQTGDEVVKALKGISINFRKNEFVSVLGQSGCGKTTLLNIIGGLDQYTSGDLVINGRSTKEFKARDWDSYRNNSIGFVFQSYNLIPHQTVLANVELALTLSGVSKSERRKRAKEVLEKVGLGDQIYKKPNQMSGGQMQRVAIARALINDPDILLADEPTGALDSETSVQIMELLKEIAEEKLVIMVTHNPELADKYSTRIVKLLDGKIIDDSAPFSDEDEAKESEEAYAPRKTSMSVFTAFSLSFNNLLTKKGRTLLTAFAGSIGIIGIALILSLSSGFQGYINDVQEETLSSYPIEIQKKAMDYSDLISEMAGNTKEEDLSDHDPDRVYSGDVMGDMMVSMLSEVKENDLETFKKYIEDDTNGFKDIVSDIKYTYDTPMYVFNENAAGGTQQVNPSIMMREMGFGDMEESQKSLSGFMSAFSYGNNSMDMWKQLMSNRELLEQQYDVLAGHWPQNKNEVVLVVDKNNEISDFTLYTLGVRNASDLGEMVPKIMAGKDYDAPEEMSFSYDDLLNLKFKLILPSDIYQKNADGTWADKSSDEDYMADVISKGLDIQVCGIIRQSESSYAASIDAGMIGYTAELAEYVVSENEKSEIVKRQLDNPDTDVFTGLPFSNGEDIDMSQVDMQQIVASMNLSEEQQAYISQMSDEQLFEMLKEQGYFAQSTATYDDNIEKLGFADLAKPSVISLYCSEFADKDKLTDLIDKYNDSHSDSEITYTDYIGLMLSSVTKIIDAITYVLIAFVAISLIVSSIMIGIITYISVLERTKEIGILRSIGASKKDISRVFNAETFIIGLVSGAIGILVTVLLNIPISKVIEKFVNVPNVSSLPVKGAVILVIISVVLTLIGGLIPSKMAAKKDPVIALRSE
- the uvrA gene encoding excinuclease ABC subunit UvrA; this translates as MGDIKYITIKGAKEHNLKNIDVKIPRDKFVVVTGLSGSGKSSLAFDTIYAEGQRRYMESLSSYARQFLGQAEKPDVEKIEGLSPAISIDQKSTNKNPRSTVGTVTEIYDYFRLLYARAGIPHCPKCGKVISKQSVDQMVDDIMQLPERTKFMVLAPVIRGRKGEHVKLLEKAAKSGFVRAIIDGSMYELSEEIKLDKNKKHNIDIVVDRLVVRPDMERRLTDSVETTLRMAEGLMKIEVINTDGENEILNFSDSFSCPDCGISIDEIEPRSFSFNNPFGACPCCAGLGFKMEFDPDLMIPDTKLSINEGAIVVLGWQSCNDGKSFTNAVLRALAEEYHFSLDTPFQDYSDEIKDLLLYGKNSRPVKVHYKGQRGEGVYDITFEGLIKNVQRRYRETGGETTKAEYETFMTITPCEECKGKRLKPTALAVTIADKNIDDLTRMSIEDLTNFMDNIKLTDRQMLIGGAVLKEIRARLHFLIDVGLDYLALYRSTGTLSGGEAQRIRLATQIGSGLVGVAYILDEPSIGLHQRDNDKLIGALEHLRDLGNTLIVVEHDEDTMRAADYIIDIGPGAGENGGYVVAEGTAEEIMKNENSITGDYLSGRKKIPVPEVRRKPTGWLTVQNAYENNLKHIDVNIPLGIMVCVTGVSGSGKSSLVNEILYKKLARRLNKSRIKPGHHDHIVGYDALDKVINIDQSPIGRSPRSNPATYTGVFDMIRDLFANTKDAKARGYKKGRFSFNVSGGRCEACRGDGIIKIEMHFLPDVYVPCEVCGGKRYNRETLEVKYKGKSIYDVLDMTVDEACEFFANVPSILRKIETLKDVGLGYIRLGQPSTTLSGGEAQRVKLATELARRGTGKTIYILDEPTTGLHFADVHRLVDILRRLSDSGNTVVVIEHNLDVIKTADYIIDMGPEGGVRGGTVIAQGTPEEIAECENSYTGQYLKRYL
- a CDS encoding MATE family efflux transporter, encoding MDLLKDNLKKLYFKFLIPSLGSAMVMSIYTLTDAIVIGKGVGADALAALSITTPLLCILMSTGILFGVGGSVQMSVHRGSGNHQKSNRYFTISFFLITAVTTLLWLIYATCMPKLLHLMGANDTLFPYAMSYMRYINIFLPVAVFSNYVAIFIRADNDPNRAMAGVLLGGVVNIALDIIFVFPMHMGMGGAAFASVLGMTIQVIVGGSHFFSRKNGLHFIRPIHTIPSIRHIIVGGIPSFFNEFANGFIVLLFNIQILKYCGENALSIYSVISNCVILFNSLFTGVGQSIQPVISTNYGAGNGVRIKGIKKMAYTTILIMGAIFSLSGILFPTAVCRIFIKMNPTLTDIANLGIRTYFFAFLPFGINLLTSYYLQAILRSAQSLCISLLRNIILSSICILVFPLCLGASSLWFVMPIVEVVVLFVSLGYLKSKSI